A portion of the Blastopirellula sediminis genome contains these proteins:
- the brxD gene encoding BREX system ATP-binding protein BrxD: protein MSISPQRRQEIIDALRRGTVPRNSLDAFAVGLGGYEPVLDEELDKVASLGSVFKAVRGEYGCGKTFFSRWMADRARKKGFASAEVQVSETETPLHRLETVYRRLMERLSTADTPQGAWRNIVDGWFYALEEDALAEGTVDPNDQQALIERTNELLEQRLAKVSSTAPTFSAALRGYRQAQAAGDQAIAEGILAWLAGQPNVSAGAKRACGVKGDIDHFGALSFLQGVLIVLRDSGSPGLLLILDEVETIQRVRSDVRDKSLNALRQLIDEVDSGRFPGLYLLITGTPAFYEGPQGIQRLEPLAQRLHVDFQTDSRFDNPRAPQIRLPGFSLERLRLVGCKVRDIYEQHSHSPDRISSMCDDAYVQDLAEAVAGKLGGKVGVAPRIFLKKLVTDVLDRIDQHPDFDPRVHYTLTMSDNEMTAVERQAMGASDVDEIELDL, encoded by the coding sequence ATGAGCATTAGCCCTCAACGCCGGCAAGAGATCATTGACGCGCTGCGTCGCGGAACCGTTCCGCGCAATAGCCTGGACGCGTTCGCGGTGGGACTCGGCGGCTATGAGCCAGTTTTGGACGAGGAGCTGGACAAAGTCGCTTCTCTCGGCAGCGTATTTAAAGCGGTTCGCGGCGAATATGGTTGCGGTAAGACATTCTTTTCGCGCTGGATGGCCGACCGAGCCCGCAAAAAGGGCTTCGCGTCAGCCGAGGTACAGGTATCTGAGACGGAAACGCCGCTGCACCGGCTAGAAACGGTGTACCGACGATTGATGGAGCGGCTATCAACCGCTGACACTCCGCAGGGAGCTTGGCGCAACATCGTCGATGGCTGGTTCTACGCCTTAGAAGAAGATGCTCTCGCCGAGGGAACGGTCGATCCGAACGACCAACAGGCCTTGATCGAGCGTACAAACGAATTACTTGAGCAGCGATTGGCCAAGGTCAGCAGCACCGCTCCGACCTTTAGCGCCGCATTACGTGGCTACCGACAGGCTCAAGCGGCCGGCGACCAGGCAATCGCCGAAGGGATACTGGCCTGGCTCGCAGGCCAACCTAACGTCTCTGCGGGGGCCAAGCGAGCGTGCGGCGTGAAGGGGGACATCGATCACTTTGGGGCGTTGAGCTTCCTTCAAGGCGTACTGATCGTCCTCCGCGACTCTGGGAGTCCAGGCCTCTTGCTAATCCTGGATGAGGTCGAAACGATCCAACGGGTTCGGAGCGACGTACGTGATAAGAGCCTGAACGCTCTGCGACAACTGATCGACGAGGTTGACTCCGGGCGATTTCCTGGCCTTTACCTGCTCATCACCGGTACTCCGGCTTTTTATGAAGGCCCCCAAGGAATTCAACGCCTGGAGCCGCTGGCTCAACGGCTACATGTTGATTTTCAAACGGATTCGCGATTCGACAATCCCCGCGCCCCTCAGATCCGCTTGCCTGGTTTCAGCTTGGAACGGTTGCGTCTGGTCGGCTGCAAGGTCAGGGACATTTACGAGCAACACTCCCATTCCCCGGATCGAATCTCCAGTATGTGCGATGACGCCTACGTCCAAGATCTAGCAGAAGCCGTTGCTGGTAAGCTTGGCGGAAAGGTTGGCGTCGCACCACGGATATTCCTGAAGAAGTTGGTGACGGATGTACTGGACCGCATCGATCAACACCCGGACTTTGACCCGCGCGTGCACTATACGCTAACGATGAGCGATAACGAAATGACCGCCGTGGAACGTCAGGCCATGGGGGCGAGCGACGTAGATGAAATAGAGTTGGACCTGTGA
- a CDS encoding DEAD/DEAH box helicase translates to MSSFDRLHPALQHHIVNSLGWRELRPFQEAVISPILDGQHLIVLAPTAGGKTEAAFFPVVSRMLTEGWTGLSVLYLCPIKALLNNLDVRLQRYSTLLGRRSALWHGDVKPTARKKILREPPDCLLTTPESLEVMLDSPSVDSRSLFANLQVVIVDEIHAFAGDDRGWHLLSVLERISKLAGRELQRLGLSATVGNPETLSGWLAGSCKGPRDVFLPPSSGGGQADVQLDFVGSLQNAALVISRLHRGEKRLAFVDSRSRAEQLATELRNLQVTTFVTHSSLSQDQRHQAEEAFASRDDCVIVATSVLELGIDVGNLDRVIQIDSPPTVSSFLQRMGRTGRRSGTMRNCLFLATKDETLVQASALINLWREGYVEPIEPPPMPIHVLAQQLMALTLQESGIGRAEWFSWLKGVPGFQTIPPEKVEYLVSSMLEREILWEDAGILAMGKEGESTYGRRNFLELFSVFMSPPIFSILHGRQEIGYVDIMTFLGKHEGPRILLLGGRAWKVNHIDWSRRMAYVEPTDATGRSRWMGEGQGLGFRMAQAIKRVLATDNSEEYWSRRAAERIAEIRQEFAWVAPDSTVAILAGAGEVEWWTFGGFRANATLSHALSLSTNTKVKHDSFTLTFEPSLKQQDVEQAIEAIRQHDVAEMRPVVEDAAIDGLKFSECLPAELAIEMLQCRLREPDATRRVFEERVKFLVH, encoded by the coding sequence GTGAGCAGCTTCGACCGCCTCCACCCTGCATTACAGCACCACATCGTGAACAGCCTCGGCTGGCGCGAGCTGCGCCCTTTTCAGGAAGCGGTGATTTCTCCAATCCTCGACGGTCAGCACTTGATCGTGCTAGCCCCAACGGCTGGCGGTAAGACGGAAGCGGCGTTCTTTCCCGTCGTCTCCCGGATGTTGACCGAGGGCTGGACAGGGCTGAGCGTCCTCTATCTTTGTCCAATCAAAGCGCTCCTCAACAATCTTGATGTTCGGTTGCAGCGGTACAGCACCCTTCTCGGCCGGCGATCCGCCCTTTGGCATGGCGACGTCAAACCAACTGCCCGCAAAAAGATCCTCCGAGAACCGCCTGACTGCCTACTAACGACGCCAGAATCACTCGAAGTCATGCTCGATTCACCGAGTGTGGACAGTCGAAGTCTTTTCGCCAACCTCCAAGTCGTTATAGTCGACGAAATTCATGCATTCGCTGGGGACGATCGCGGCTGGCACCTGCTATCGGTGCTTGAGCGAATCTCGAAGTTGGCCGGTCGAGAGTTACAGCGCCTCGGTCTATCCGCGACGGTCGGAAACCCGGAGACGCTATCAGGCTGGCTCGCAGGATCATGCAAGGGACCACGAGATGTTTTCTTGCCCCCATCCTCTGGCGGCGGCCAGGCCGACGTTCAGCTTGACTTCGTCGGTTCACTACAAAATGCCGCGCTCGTAATTTCGCGACTGCATCGGGGTGAAAAACGCTTGGCGTTCGTAGATAGCCGATCACGAGCTGAACAACTCGCTACGGAATTGCGGAACCTGCAAGTCACCACGTTCGTGACCCACAGCTCCCTAAGCCAAGACCAGCGACATCAAGCCGAAGAGGCGTTCGCTTCACGTGATGACTGCGTAATTGTGGCGACGAGCGTTCTTGAGCTAGGAATCGACGTTGGTAACCTGGACCGAGTTATTCAGATCGACTCTCCCCCCACGGTCTCGAGCTTTCTGCAGAGAATGGGAAGAACCGGTCGGCGATCCGGAACGATGCGCAACTGCCTATTCCTAGCGACCAAAGATGAGACGCTAGTTCAGGCATCCGCGCTGATAAACCTCTGGAGGGAGGGCTACGTAGAGCCGATTGAGCCGCCTCCGATGCCGATCCATGTGCTTGCCCAGCAATTGATGGCGCTGACGCTGCAAGAAAGCGGCATCGGCCGCGCCGAGTGGTTTAGTTGGCTAAAAGGGGTCCCAGGCTTTCAAACGATTCCGCCCGAAAAGGTTGAATACCTCGTGTCCTCAATGCTCGAACGCGAAATCCTGTGGGAAGACGCTGGCATCCTTGCCATGGGCAAAGAGGGAGAATCCACCTACGGCCGGCGAAACTTCTTAGAGCTATTCTCCGTGTTTATGTCGCCGCCAATTTTTTCCATTTTGCACGGTCGCCAGGAAATTGGTTACGTCGACATCATGACATTCCTTGGCAAGCATGAAGGTCCGCGGATCTTGCTTCTAGGGGGACGAGCCTGGAAGGTCAACCATATCGACTGGAGCCGACGTATGGCCTACGTCGAACCGACCGACGCGACAGGGCGAAGCCGCTGGATGGGCGAAGGCCAAGGACTTGGCTTTCGCATGGCCCAAGCGATCAAGCGTGTCTTGGCGACGGACAATTCGGAAGAATACTGGTCGCGCCGCGCCGCTGAGCGTATTGCGGAGATTCGCCAGGAGTTTGCCTGGGTCGCCCCCGACTCCACAGTAGCCATTCTCGCTGGAGCTGGCGAAGTGGAATGGTGGACATTCGGAGGGTTTCGCGCCAATGCGACGCTTTCTCACGCACTGTCGCTGTCCACCAACACAAAGGTCAAGCACGACAGCTTCACATTGACCTTTGAGCCATCGCTGAAACAACAAGATGTCGAACAGGCCATCGAGGCAATCCGTCAGCATGACGTTGCGGAAATGCGACCGGTTGTGGAAGACGCGGCTATAGATGGCCTGAAGTTCAGTGAATGCTTGCCGGCAGAATTGGCAATCGAGATGCTCCAGTGCCGACTTCGCGAGCCAGATGCGACGCGACGAGTATTTGAGGAGCGGGTGAAATTTCTAGTTCATTGA
- a CDS encoding AAA family ATPase: MITELSATNFKSWSRINRMRLSSITGLFGTNSSGKSSILQLLLMLRQTTESTDRALVLEVGGEKSLVQLGSFNDLVYQHQPSSGMEFELTWTLPKALDVINPSKKKAVLFSGDQMSLNCKLSSTRENLPRVDSVTYTLDSEEFTMEKKGVANGKYNLKSKGDFKLKRMQGRAWDLPAPTKFYGFPDQVFSYYQNASFLADLQLEFEELFKRLYYLGPLREFPKRAYTWSGAEPDDMGQRGERAVDALLSSRARGPYIDPGRYKKKKTLEEQVAYWLKELGLIHSFSVKRISKNSNFYEVKVRKGPKSAEVSITDVGFGVSQILPVLVLCYYVPEGSVVVLEQPEIHLHPMVQTGLADVFINAIQTRNIQIILESHSEHLLRRLQRRIAEETLSSQDVALYFCDTDEGHSRLSRLELDIFGNIKNWPKDFFGDEFEEMKAITDAAMKRRLKEMP, encoded by the coding sequence ATGATCACCGAACTATCAGCCACGAACTTCAAGTCATGGTCACGAATTAACCGGATGAGACTCTCGTCAATTACCGGGTTGTTCGGGACAAATAGCTCCGGCAAATCGAGCATCTTGCAATTGTTACTTATGCTTCGGCAAACGACGGAATCGACAGACCGAGCGTTGGTTCTAGAGGTTGGTGGTGAGAAAAGCCTCGTCCAGTTGGGAAGCTTTAACGACCTCGTATATCAGCACCAACCTTCCTCGGGCATGGAATTCGAGCTTACCTGGACTTTGCCAAAGGCGCTTGACGTAATCAATCCGTCGAAAAAGAAAGCCGTGCTCTTCTCCGGCGATCAAATGTCATTGAATTGCAAGCTGAGCAGCACAAGGGAAAATCTGCCAAGAGTTGATTCTGTTACGTACACATTGGATTCGGAAGAATTCACTATGGAAAAAAAGGGAGTAGCCAACGGAAAGTACAACCTTAAATCCAAAGGCGATTTCAAGCTGAAGAGAATGCAAGGACGAGCTTGGGACCTACCAGCTCCGACCAAATTCTACGGATTTCCAGACCAAGTCTTCTCCTACTACCAGAATGCGAGCTTTTTAGCGGACCTACAACTCGAATTCGAGGAGTTGTTCAAGCGGCTTTATTACCTTGGGCCACTTCGGGAGTTTCCCAAACGTGCCTATACCTGGTCCGGAGCGGAACCAGACGACATGGGGCAGCGTGGCGAGCGTGCGGTCGACGCCTTACTATCCTCCCGAGCCCGTGGACCGTATATCGATCCAGGAAGATACAAAAAAAAGAAAACTCTCGAAGAGCAAGTTGCATATTGGCTCAAGGAATTAGGGTTGATTCACTCGTTTTCAGTGAAGCGGATTTCCAAGAACAGCAATTTCTATGAGGTAAAAGTCCGAAAGGGCCCCAAATCCGCTGAGGTCTCAATCACGGACGTAGGCTTTGGCGTCTCGCAAATCTTGCCCGTCCTGGTTCTGTGTTATTACGTTCCTGAAGGTTCGGTAGTGGTGCTGGAGCAGCCCGAAATTCATCTGCATCCCATGGTTCAAACGGGATTGGCGGATGTTTTCATCAATGCGATACAGACCCGCAACATACAGATCATATTAGAAAGCCACAGCGAGCACCTTCTTCGACGACTTCAGAGACGAATTGCCGAGGAGACGCTGTCAAGCCAAGATGTGGCGTTGTACTTCTGCGACACAGACGAAGGTCATTCCCGACTTTCGAGATTGGAGCTAGACATTTTCGGCAACATTAAGAATTGGCCGAAAGATTTCTTTGGCGACGAGTTCGAAGAGATGAAGGCAATCACTGACGCCGCAATGAAACGAAGATTGAAAGAAATGCCATGA
- the pglZ gene encoding BREX-2 system phosphatase PglZ, with protein MTAPSFSQIKAQVAAIRQKVSREDPIGIHSAGRWTGEAIKYDGEQGYSIHQCDSPLSFRIALRQPTDEGVTKVLITGLDEHDLGEDVMLRLAKRKLFPIDPWQIVRSLFDAHAVDPRLTKQAWIAEALLELNPADGFPAARGGFLDSETVWPLLLEGAIGFRAEAPDLTSLLKWSLDADATSEFRRRPDAFRQGAANWLAEKAGPAAKTVLHCIEKLDRADAVPLGLAAAVVYHPSALGKLEKATGKLEERFLGGKSPDTEQMQRWSTAATEVVRSLRHTAPKSYHQTIQRADKILCDIQAEGWAHLSDTSSLGFDQRLVSVGETLSGILDQGNWNRLEDLVATQKQVSLHDQSASEIRRVERIEMALRLMRWLANQDEHGPNEPKSFAEAADKQLHEGGFVDWARLSLRSGDPIRELSEGYARLFNRVRDVREQQSQSFGKLLVDWTAANSHGDQVIPVEKILDEIVAPLAAEAMVLVIVIDGMSTAVCRELLADVTKHDWILLAEPGRDMNRPGVATIPSVTEFSRTSLLCGKRSQGTQEDEKIGFAKHPGLLEHSRSGSPPVLFHKAGLQQESDDSVLAAEVRKEIASTHRRVVGVVVNAVDDHLLKGEQIDTRWSRDEIKVLPALLHEARIARRLVVLVSDHGHVLDCQAEGRPFKEDLAGGERWRSAKGSPGNDELFVKGSRVLTNGHQLIAPWSERVRYGMKKNGYHGGLSPQEMIVPIAVMASTDSFPQGWSEQLIDTPDWWDASSAAKIPTAEKPVPKLKPVASKPIDTLFDMEDKPRLAVADAALPQWVSNLLASPVFEDQKRFAGRGVPTDEIFARLLSSLDERGGKMTSVALARTLEVPKVRLPGLLAKAERVLNVDGYDVLRRDDASETVELNRSILLKQFDLVE; from the coding sequence ATGACGGCACCTTCCTTCAGCCAAATTAAAGCGCAAGTCGCCGCGATCCGTCAGAAGGTTTCGCGTGAAGACCCGATTGGTATCCATTCGGCCGGGCGATGGACCGGAGAAGCGATCAAATACGATGGCGAACAGGGCTATTCCATTCACCAATGCGACTCGCCGCTTTCGTTTCGGATCGCGCTACGGCAGCCAACGGACGAAGGGGTCACGAAAGTTCTGATTACCGGTCTGGACGAACATGACCTTGGCGAAGACGTTATGCTGCGATTGGCAAAACGGAAGCTGTTTCCGATCGATCCTTGGCAAATCGTGCGATCGTTGTTCGATGCCCACGCCGTCGATCCTCGGCTGACGAAACAAGCCTGGATTGCGGAAGCGCTGCTAGAGCTGAATCCTGCTGACGGTTTTCCAGCTGCGCGAGGCGGATTCCTCGATTCCGAGACAGTCTGGCCGTTGCTGCTGGAAGGGGCGATCGGCTTTCGCGCCGAGGCCCCGGACCTGACTTCACTGCTGAAGTGGTCGCTGGATGCCGACGCGACGAGCGAATTTCGACGTCGCCCGGACGCCTTCCGACAAGGTGCGGCAAATTGGTTGGCGGAGAAAGCGGGGCCGGCCGCGAAGACGGTTTTGCATTGCATCGAGAAGCTGGATCGAGCGGATGCGGTTCCCTTGGGCTTGGCTGCTGCCGTTGTCTACCATCCTTCGGCCCTGGGCAAACTGGAAAAGGCGACTGGAAAGCTAGAGGAACGTTTCTTGGGGGGCAAGTCGCCCGATACCGAACAGATGCAACGCTGGAGCACCGCTGCGACCGAGGTTGTTCGCAGCCTGCGGCACACGGCCCCTAAGAGCTATCACCAGACGATCCAACGGGCCGATAAGATCCTGTGCGACATCCAGGCAGAAGGTTGGGCACATTTGTCTGACACCTCCTCGCTTGGTTTCGACCAGCGATTGGTGAGCGTGGGGGAAACGCTGTCTGGTATCTTGGATCAAGGCAACTGGAATCGCCTCGAAGATTTGGTGGCGACACAGAAGCAGGTAAGCCTCCACGACCAGTCCGCTTCGGAGATCCGGCGCGTCGAGAGAATCGAAATGGCGCTGCGTCTGATGCGCTGGCTGGCCAATCAGGATGAGCATGGCCCGAATGAGCCTAAGTCCTTCGCCGAAGCGGCTGACAAACAGCTTCATGAGGGAGGGTTCGTCGACTGGGCTCGCCTTAGCCTTCGCAGTGGCGATCCCATCCGTGAACTTTCGGAAGGTTACGCCCGACTGTTTAACCGTGTTCGCGACGTCCGTGAGCAGCAAAGCCAATCCTTTGGAAAGCTGCTTGTTGACTGGACGGCGGCGAATTCGCACGGCGACCAGGTAATCCCTGTTGAGAAAATCCTGGATGAGATTGTCGCTCCGCTTGCCGCTGAGGCGATGGTCCTAGTAATCGTAATTGACGGCATGAGCACGGCCGTTTGCCGCGAGCTGCTTGCCGACGTGACGAAACATGACTGGATTCTGCTCGCGGAGCCAGGTCGCGACATGAATCGGCCCGGCGTGGCCACGATCCCCTCTGTAACCGAGTTTTCTCGGACCAGCCTCTTGTGCGGAAAGCGGAGCCAGGGGACGCAAGAGGATGAGAAAATCGGGTTTGCCAAGCACCCTGGCCTGCTTGAGCACTCCAGAAGCGGTTCGCCCCCAGTCCTTTTCCACAAGGCGGGACTTCAGCAGGAATCGGATGACTCGGTGTTGGCTGCGGAGGTTCGGAAAGAAATCGCCTCGACGCATCGGCGCGTCGTGGGCGTCGTCGTGAATGCCGTCGATGATCATTTGCTCAAAGGGGAGCAAATTGACACGCGCTGGTCCCGTGACGAGATTAAGGTATTGCCCGCCCTGCTTCATGAAGCTCGGATTGCGCGCCGGCTGGTGGTGCTGGTGAGCGATCATGGCCACGTCTTGGACTGCCAGGCGGAAGGACGCCCATTCAAAGAAGACTTGGCGGGTGGGGAACGTTGGCGCAGCGCAAAAGGCAGCCCTGGGAACGATGAGCTGTTCGTGAAAGGGTCACGAGTTCTGACGAACGGTCACCAGTTGATCGCTCCTTGGAGCGAGCGAGTCCGCTATGGAATGAAGAAGAACGGTTATCACGGCGGACTATCGCCGCAGGAAATGATCGTCCCGATCGCGGTTATGGCCAGCACGGACAGCTTCCCCCAAGGTTGGAGCGAGCAGCTCATCGATACGCCAGACTGGTGGGATGCATCGTCGGCGGCGAAAATTCCGACAGCGGAGAAGCCAGTTCCGAAACTTAAGCCGGTGGCCTCGAAGCCTATCGATACCCTGTTCGATATGGAGGACAAGCCGCGATTGGCCGTCGCTGACGCTGCCTTACCGCAGTGGGTGTCGAATTTGCTTGCCAGTCCGGTCTTTGAAGATCAAAAGCGGTTTGCCGGACGCGGGGTTCCTACCGATGAAATCTTCGCTCGGCTACTTTCCTCCTTGGATGAACGGGGAGGAAAGATGACTAGCGTGGCGTTAGCGCGAACGCTTGAGGTACCCAAGGTTCGACTGCCTGGACTTTTGGCGAAGGCGGAACGAGTTTTGAACGTTGACGGCTACGACGTCCTACGTCGTGATGACGCCTCGGAAACGGTCGAGCTGAATCGCAGCATCCTGCTCAAGCAGTTCGACCTAGTGGAGTAA
- a CDS encoding NERD domain-containing protein produces the protein MAQMIPPIPNDFHGSQGEERVFRALRSLPDEIVVLHSLRWIHAGSWNPNINRPQGEGDFVVIHPQFGILVVEVKGGEIRCEDGQWYQKNRKSGHEEKIWPEEQANRTKFRILEELKTRFAGSDATLVCHAVWFPDQLIVDRTHLPMSYPDETTLDSTHLSNPENAILKAFSFWKNSVRNSRPPGDRTIDLRRTLCPTFSLVHSVRKTTEEWLDEMVRLTQEQARVIGYLDQQMEAAIVGPAGTGKTLLAIEKARRLATPHEPVLFLCFNSALSKHLQETHRQANVSYRSFHGFAREIVGPHGDLDSCVQRLLEYLCDGVAMPYTHLVIDEAQDFVTDWLDMLRLHFQLRGAFYVFYDPFQAVQNDRDAAWLNDIPCRLTLTKNCRNSDQVCKLAYKSAGIKVGESQGLDGPKPTIYPVPTIEAARSLLNRLVNTLLDQDAVPANEIAILSLKTIENSGFRDSVFRAKTAETPEPGRITFNTTRRFKGLEAMHVFVVDVDFEQADDTDWRKLLYIACSRARLAVHIITTTNEANLKPAIEVFGKSEKRRTHWKTISRLLSVKIGES, from the coding sequence ATGGCTCAAATGATTCCTCCGATTCCCAACGACTTCCATGGAAGTCAAGGAGAGGAACGTGTCTTTCGTGCCCTGCGATCGCTACCAGATGAAATCGTCGTATTGCACTCGCTTCGATGGATTCATGCTGGCAGCTGGAACCCGAATATAAACCGGCCCCAAGGTGAAGGCGACTTCGTCGTCATTCATCCGCAATTCGGCATACTTGTTGTTGAAGTAAAGGGAGGCGAAATCCGCTGCGAAGACGGGCAATGGTATCAGAAGAACAGAAAAAGCGGCCACGAAGAAAAAATCTGGCCAGAGGAACAAGCAAACCGAACCAAATTCCGAATTCTCGAAGAGCTAAAAACTCGTTTTGCTGGATCGGATGCGACTCTCGTCTGTCATGCAGTGTGGTTCCCTGATCAACTCATCGTCGATCGTACTCATTTGCCAATGAGCTACCCGGACGAAACGACCCTGGATTCGACACATTTGTCCAATCCGGAAAATGCGATCTTAAAAGCGTTCAGTTTTTGGAAGAACAGTGTGCGGAATTCAAGGCCTCCCGGGGACCGAACAATTGACCTTCGAAGAACGCTCTGTCCGACCTTTTCGCTTGTTCATTCTGTCCGCAAGACGACAGAAGAGTGGCTCGATGAAATGGTCCGGTTAACTCAAGAGCAAGCCAGGGTAATAGGGTATTTGGATCAGCAAATGGAGGCCGCAATAGTTGGGCCTGCTGGAACAGGAAAGACATTGCTTGCTATTGAAAAGGCACGACGCCTAGCGACCCCCCACGAACCCGTTCTCTTTCTTTGTTTCAATTCGGCCCTAAGCAAACACCTCCAAGAGACTCACCGTCAAGCGAACGTATCTTATCGTAGCTTTCATGGTTTTGCGCGGGAAATCGTTGGGCCACACGGAGACTTGGACTCGTGTGTTCAGCGACTTCTCGAATATCTCTGTGACGGCGTTGCAATGCCTTACACCCATCTTGTCATTGATGAAGCCCAGGACTTTGTGACGGACTGGCTAGACATGCTGAGGCTGCATTTTCAATTACGCGGTGCATTCTACGTGTTCTACGATCCATTTCAGGCAGTACAAAACGATCGCGACGCGGCGTGGCTAAATGATATTCCATGTCGACTAACGCTTACCAAGAACTGTCGAAACAGCGACCAAGTCTGCAAATTGGCATACAAGTCGGCCGGAATAAAAGTCGGGGAAAGCCAAGGGCTCGATGGCCCTAAACCTACAATTTATCCGGTGCCGACGATCGAGGCGGCAAGGTCGTTATTGAATCGACTTGTAAATACGTTGCTCGATCAGGATGCGGTTCCCGCAAACGAGATTGCCATTTTGTCGCTAAAGACTATTGAGAATAGCGGCTTTCGCGATTCTGTATTCCGAGCGAAAACAGCCGAAACTCCCGAACCGGGGCGTATAACTTTTAATACGACGCGCCGCTTCAAAGGATTGGAAGCAATGCACGTGTTCGTTGTCGACGTCGACTTCGAACAGGCCGATGATACAGACTGGCGGAAACTGTTATATATCGCATGTTCGAGGGCGCGACTCGCCGTCCATATCATCACA